The following DNA comes from Pseudomonas marginalis.
ATCACTGGGCGGGTTGGGCAGGGCCAAGGAGTCTAACCCAGCGTTTGGCCGGGCGACCACACGAATCCGGAGGTTTTGTTGGGTTATACTCGCGCGCCTCGATAACTCCCCGCCCGTTCCGGAGCCCGCATGACCCAGGATCAACTCAAACAGGCAGTGGCCCAGGCCGCCGTCGATTTAATCCTTCCCAAACTCGACGACAAGAGCATCGTCGGTGTCGGCACCGGCTCCACCGCCAACTGCTTTATCGATGCGCTGGCCCGGCACAAAGGCGCATTCGACGGCGCCGTGGCCAGTTCCGAAGCCACCGCCGCGCGTCTCAAGGGCCATGGCATTCCGGTGTACGAACTCAACACCGTGAGCGACCTGGAGTTCTACGTCGACGGCGCCGATGAAAGCGACGAACACCTGAACCTGATCAAGGGCGGCGGTGCAGCCCTGACCCGCGAGAAGATCGTCGCGGCGGTGGCCAAGACCTTTATCTGCATCGCCGACGCCAGCAAGCTGGTACCGGTGCTCGGCGCGTTCCCGCTACCGGTGGAAGTCATCCCGATGGCTCGCAGCCACGTAGCCCGCGAACTGGTAAAGCTCGGTGGCGATCCGGTGTACCGCGAAGGCGTGTTGACCGACAACGGCAACATTATCCTCGACGTGTTCAATATGCAGATCACCCACCCGGTGGAGCTTGAGACCCAGATCAACGCCATCGTCGGCGTGGTCACCAACGGCCTGTTCGCGGCGCGTCCGGCGGATGTGCTGCTGCTGGGCACTTCCGAAGGCGTGAAAACCCTTAAAGCCTGATGCAAAACCCAATGTGTCTCAGGGATTGGGTTTCTTGAACACATAAAACAGGTTCGGCTCGCTGACCAGGTACAACGTACCCTCGTCATCCATGGCGATTCCTTCGGCCTGGGGCACCCGTTTTTTCAGGCCATGGCGCCCATTGAGCAGAGACAGGCTGCTCAATGGGCGACCGTCGATGTCCAGCTCCAGCACCAGGAACGACTCATCCGACAGCGCCAGCAAATGACCGCTGCGCTCGTCGTATTGCAGGCTCGACAGGTCGCGTACAAACAACCCGGCATCGCGCTTGGGGTTGTTGATCACGTGCACCGAGTAGGTTTTTTCCGGTTTGAAATGGGGAAAGCCGTGGACCTCGTAGATCAGCATCGGGTCGCGTTCCTTGGCCACGAACAGGCGCTTGCCCACCGAGTCATAGGCCAACCCCTCAAACCCCTTGTTGCCCCCGACATGCAGGCCCAGGGTCATCTGTTCCGCATCGGCGGCGTCGAGGAATTGGGTATCGTCGTCCACATGCACCTTGATCAGCCGCTGCTGGCGCTCGTCGGTGATGACATAGATGTTGTCGCTGATAAATTCCACCGCCTCGGCATCACCAAACCCCACCAACGGGATGCGTCGCAGGATCTTGCCCTCAAGGGACAGCTCGATCAGCTCGGCGTTTTTATTGGTGACGGTAAACAGGCTCTTTCGTACCGGATCATAGGTGAGGGCCGAGACATCGTCGTCGAGCCCTTCGATAACCTGGGCTTCAAGGGTCACTCGGTAATCCGCCAGGCCGATGGAGCGCTCGTCCGCCGGCTGACGCCAGGCCTGCCAGTTGAACCAGGCGCGCTCGAACAGGCGAAAATGCTGCGCAACAGCCCCGGCGCTGACCAGGGCGATCAACACCAGCATAAAAAGAATGGGTTTGGGGCGGGCAAATCGACGCATCGGGCGGTGCTCAAAGTCAAAAGTGGCGAATGAATATCACGCCTGTCTGAATTTAAACTTAAACGCGCCCCGGTGTCTGGCGAATGCCGCTAATAGAGAAATATCCGACGTGATTCGCCTGTTATTTCTGCTTTTCGAAACGATAGAACAGGTTTGGCTCACTGACCATATAGAGCGTGCCGTCCTCATCCATCGTTACCCCCTCCGCACGGGGGATGGTGTTCTTGAGGCCGTTGAAGCCACCGAGCAGGGTCATGAAGCTGACTTGTTCACCCTTCTCATCCAACTCCAGCAACAAGTGGGAGTCGGCCGATAACACCAGCAGATGGCCGGTGCGCGGGTCGATGGCCAGGGCCGAAAGGTTGCGCATGTCCAGCTCTTTGCTGGCCAGTTTCTGTTTATCGCCGACAAGGGTCTGGCTGCCGTCGCTTTTCCAGGTGAACAACGCCGGCGGCCGCTCTTCTCCCAGCACAAATTGCTGATTGCGCTTGTCCCAGGTAAGCCCCTCGAACGCTTTGTTCTGATCCTTGGACGGGCCCAGGTCATAGCTCGGGAAGTCGGCCTTGTTCAATTGCTGGGTGGCAGCGTCGATCTTGACGATGGTCAGGTTGTGCTGGCGTTCGTCGACCACGGCCATCAGGCCATTTTCCATCACAGTCACGCCTTCCGGGTTGTCCCAGCCATTGAGCGGCATCTTGCGCAATACATCGCCTTGCAGGCTCAGCTCGACAAGGAACGGGTTTTTACCCATGACGGAAAACAGGGTTTTGGTCTGCGGGTTATAGGAGACGTCCGAGGCTTCGTCTTTCTCCATGCCCGGCAAAACCTTGGCGTCGATGACAACGTGATAGTCAGGCAACCACACACTTTCGCTGCGCTCGGCGGGCGTTTCAAAGCCCTCCAACAGCCACAGCACGCCGCGATCGTCCCAATGCATGGCCCAGGAAATGCCGTACACGATGGCACCCGCCAGAAATAGCCAGGAATACCAGCGCAAGGCAAAGCGAGAGCGCGGCTTGGGTGTGGCGGAAGGCAGGGACACGGCCATTGGGTGCTTTTCCGGAAAGTCAGCGGTAGGTGATAGCACAGGATCAATGGACCCGCGCGCAGGAGGCTGAGGATTATCCGGATGGGGTGTGAAAAAAATGCAAAAGCCGATGCACGAGATGGATTCGGACCCAATGTGGAAGGGGGCAAGCCCTAATGCCAGTCAGTTAAGCGTACATCGCCTCCTGTAGGAGCGAGCTTGCTCGCGAAAAACGTCAACGATAACGCGTGCTTCCTGAATGAACGCGGCGCCTGTGAGTTTTTCGCGAGCAAGCTCGCTCCTACAAAAAGCCTTAACTGACTGGCATTAGGGCTTGCCCCCTTCCACATCAGGTGCTTATCGAACGCTGCTTTCGAAACGATTCACGCCGGTCAATTCCAACACCAGGTCATCACCCACATTCAATGGGCCCACGCCGGCCGGGGTGCCGGTGAGGATCACGTCGCCGGCCTGCAGCGAGAAGCAGCCGGCCATGTACTGGATCATCGGCACGATCGGGTTGAGCATGCTCGCGCTGTTGCCGTCCTGGCGCACTTCGCCATTGATGGTCAGGCGAATGCCAATATCGGTCACGTCCGCGAAGGTGCTGCCGACCACGAACGGCGCAATCACCGCCGCGCCGTCGAAGGACTTGGCGATTTCCCACGGCAGGCCCTTGGCTTTCAGCTCGGATTGCTTGTCGCGCAGGGTCAGATCCAGGGCCGGGGCGAAACCGGAGATGGCGTCCAGTACCTCTTCACGGCTGGGCTTGTTCGACAGCGGCTTGCCGATCAGCACCGCGATTTCCGCCTCGTAGTGCACCGAACCGCGCTCGGTCGGAATGCTGAAACCGCCTTCCAGCGGGACGACGCAACTGCCCGGCTTGATGAACAGCAACGGCTCGGTCGGCACCGGGTTGTCCAGTTCCTTGGCATGTTCGGCGTAGTTACGCCCAATACACACCACTTTACCGACAGGAAAGTGGATATTGGTGCCGTCGACATACTTGTGCTGGTAGCTCATGAAACGACTCCTTCGGGGGCGGTTAAACCGCGAAAATCTTGCCAGGGTTCATGATCCCGTTCGGGTCGAACACCGCCTTCACTGCTTTCATGTATTCGATCTCAACCGGCGAACGGCTGTAGGTCAGGTAATCACGCTTGGTCATGCCCACGCCGTGTTCGGCGGAGATCGAGCCGTTGTACTTCTGAACGGTTTCGAACACCCACTTGTTCACCGTGGCGCACTTGGCGAAGAACTCATCCTTGCTCAGGTTTTCCGGCTTGAGGATGTTCAGGTGCAGGTTGCCGTCGCCGATATGGCCGAACCAGACAATTTCGAAGTCCGGGTAGTGTTCGCCGACGATAGCGTCAATTTCCTTCAAGAACGCCGGAACTTTGGAGACTGTGACCGAAATATCGTTCTTGTACGGCGTCCAGTGGGAAATGGTCTCGGAGATGTACTCGCGCAGTTTCCACAGGTTATGCAACTGGGTTTCGCTCTGGCTCATCACGCCGTCCAGCACCCAGCCCTGCTCGACGCAGTGCTCGAAGGTTTCCAGGGCGTGGTTGGCGACTTCTTCGGTGGTGGCTTCGAATTCCAGCAGCGCGTAGAACGGGCACTCGGTTTCGAACGGCGCCGGCACATCGCCACGACCGAGGACTTTGGCCAAGGCCTTGTCGGAGAAGAACTCGAAGGCGGTCAGGTCCAGCTTGCCCTGGAAGGCGTGCAGCACCGGCATGATCGAGTCGAAATCGGTGGTGCCGAGCACCATCGCGGTGAGGTTTTTCGGCGCACGGTCCAGGCGCATGGTGGCTTCGACCACAAAGCCCAGGGTGCCTTCGGCGCCGATAAACAGTTGGCGCATGTCATAGCCGGTGGCGTTCTTGATCAGATCGCGGTTCAGCTCCAGCACATCACCCTTGCCGGTGACGACCTTCATGCCAGCCACCCAGTTGCGGGTCATACCGTAGCGAATGACCTTGATCCCGCCGGCATTGGTGCCGATATTGCCGCCAATCTGGCTGGAACCGGACGACGCGAAGTCCACCGGGTAGTACAGGCCTTTTTCTTCGGCGACGTTCTGCAATTGCTTGGTGACCACGCCCGGCTGGCACACGGCGGTGCGGTCGGTGAGGTTCACGTCGAGGATCTGGTTCATATAATCGAACGAGACGACCACTTCGCCATTGGCCGCCACGGCAGCAGCCGACAGGCCGGTACGACCACCGGATGGCACCAGCGCCACCTTGTGCGCATTGGCCCAACGGACGATGGCCTGCACTTGCTCGGTGGTCTTGGGGAACACGATGGCGGTGGGCGCGGGCGCGAAGTGCTTGGTCCAATCCTTGCCGTAAGCCTCCAGGGAGTCGGCGTCGGTCAGCACTTTGCCGGGCTCAACCAGGGTCTTTAGCTCATCAATCAGGGCAGGATGGGTCATCGACAGAACTCTCGAACAATTCATGGTCATCCTGAGAACGCTTCACGTCGCAGGAATAGGTGTTTAGCGGGGCGCGTATGCTAGCATACCGCCCCCGCAGGACAGAGCCCAAGGGCGTTTCTGCGGTGACGGCTTTCCTGCCGTCCGGGTCAGCTCTGTGCCCTGATTTACCAATACGTTTCTGTTTGACGAGTGGCTGTTGTCGTCAGGCAAGACGCCGCGACGACTCATAGCTGGCTATGGGGAGGAGCGGCAACGCAGCATGACGGCA
Coding sequences within:
- the rpiA gene encoding ribose-5-phosphate isomerase RpiA, with the translated sequence MTQDQLKQAVAQAAVDLILPKLDDKSIVGVGTGSTANCFIDALARHKGAFDGAVASSEATAARLKGHGIPVYELNTVSDLEFYVDGADESDEHLNLIKGGGAALTREKIVAAVAKTFICIADASKLVPVLGAFPLPVEVIPMARSHVARELVKLGGDPVYREGVLTDNGNIILDVFNMQITHPVELETQINAIVGVVTNGLFAARPADVLLLGTSEGVKTLKA
- a CDS encoding SdiA-regulated domain-containing protein, which translates into the protein MRRFARPKPILFMLVLIALVSAGAVAQHFRLFERAWFNWQAWRQPADERSIGLADYRVTLEAQVIEGLDDDVSALTYDPVRKSLFTVTNKNAELIELSLEGKILRRIPLVGFGDAEAVEFISDNIYVITDERQQRLIKVHVDDDTQFLDAADAEQMTLGLHVGGNKGFEGLAYDSVGKRLFVAKERDPMLIYEVHGFPHFKPEKTYSVHVINNPKRDAGLFVRDLSSLQYDERSGHLLALSDESFLVLELDIDGRPLSSLSLLNGRHGLKKRVPQAEGIAMDDEGTLYLVSEPNLFYVFKKPNP
- a CDS encoding SdiA-regulated domain-containing protein, with the protein product MAVSLPSATPKPRSRFALRWYSWLFLAGAIVYGISWAMHWDDRGVLWLLEGFETPAERSESVWLPDYHVVIDAKVLPGMEKDEASDVSYNPQTKTLFSVMGKNPFLVELSLQGDVLRKMPLNGWDNPEGVTVMENGLMAVVDERQHNLTIVKIDAATQQLNKADFPSYDLGPSKDQNKAFEGLTWDKRNQQFVLGEERPPALFTWKSDGSQTLVGDKQKLASKELDMRNLSALAIDPRTGHLLVLSADSHLLLELDEKGEQVSFMTLLGGFNGLKNTIPRAEGVTMDEDGTLYMVSEPNLFYRFEKQK
- a CDS encoding fumarylacetoacetate hydrolase family protein; this encodes MSYQHKYVDGTNIHFPVGKVVCIGRNYAEHAKELDNPVPTEPLLFIKPGSCVVPLEGGFSIPTERGSVHYEAEIAVLIGKPLSNKPSREEVLDAISGFAPALDLTLRDKQSELKAKGLPWEIAKSFDGAAVIAPFVVGSTFADVTDIGIRLTINGEVRQDGNSASMLNPIVPMIQYMAGCFSLQAGDVILTGTPAGVGPLNVGDDLVLELTGVNRFESSVR
- a CDS encoding FAD-binding oxidoreductase; this encodes MTHPALIDELKTLVEPGKVLTDADSLEAYGKDWTKHFAPAPTAIVFPKTTEQVQAIVRWANAHKVALVPSGGRTGLSAAAVAANGEVVVSFDYMNQILDVNLTDRTAVCQPGVVTKQLQNVAEEKGLYYPVDFASSGSSQIGGNIGTNAGGIKVIRYGMTRNWVAGMKVVTGKGDVLELNRDLIKNATGYDMRQLFIGAEGTLGFVVEATMRLDRAPKNLTAMVLGTTDFDSIMPVLHAFQGKLDLTAFEFFSDKALAKVLGRGDVPAPFETECPFYALLEFEATTEEVANHALETFEHCVEQGWVLDGVMSQSETQLHNLWKLREYISETISHWTPYKNDISVTVSKVPAFLKEIDAIVGEHYPDFEIVWFGHIGDGNLHLNILKPENLSKDEFFAKCATVNKWVFETVQKYNGSISAEHGVGMTKRDYLTYSRSPVEIEYMKAVKAVFDPNGIMNPGKIFAV